The segment GTCCTCGAAGAAGATCTACAATTCGAACGAGTTCTATGTCCTGATTACTATGGCTGATTATGATGCCAATAAAACAAAAACGCTCGAAGGACAGATGATTGTGGCCCGCAAAGGCACCGATGTTTACGTGAAAACTGTCATGACTCAAGAGGGCAAGACCCAAAAGAATGCGGTGTTCGCAGAAAAGACAAACGATGGCAAGTATGCAAATTACCTGCTGTTTGAGGATGCTAAGACTGCATTGAAAAGTATTCGGAACAATCCGCCCATGGACTTTTCTAAAGAGGAAGAATTGCCGAAAGAAATGTACCGCACTACCGTAAAAGTCGGCGGCAAAGAATATTACGCAGAAACCTATACAGATGAAAACGGTTCCGAACAGACCATTTGCTTTGGCGATAATGGCATGCCGAAATATCAATTTTCTCAGCGAAAGGGTGGCTCCTCTGAGACTACGGCGTACCAAACCATCCGAATCGGTAACTCTAATAACCTGTGCCAGATAAACGGCTATAAGGCTTATACGATGGCGAACGATGCGGACGGTAGTTCGATTCTGGTCGATGAAAGTGGCAACAAGTACAAAGTTGCTATCAAGTTTGACCAGAATAACAATAAGTATACTGGCATAGAAGTCACAGACAGCAATGGCAAAGTTGTAACGGATGACTTTGCATGGCTTGATAACTATTTTAAATCAATTCTCTCTTAAAAATTATAAGATGTTTTGCCCCGGCTGTCCCCCGACAGCCGGGGCTTTTCGTTGTCCCTTTTGGCAAAGTGTGGTATACTGTTGCCAGAGATTTTATTGGGAACGAGGTACATCTATGAAAATTCCTGCAAACGGCTTTACCCATGCCGGCAAGTTCCACGCCGACGATGTGTTTGCCACTGCGCTGCTGCAGATCCTGCGCCCGGATATCAAGATCACCCGCGGCTTTGTGGTGCCGGACGGCTTTGACGGCATCGTGTACGATGTGGGCTATGGCATGTTCGACCATCATCAGGAGCCCCGGGAGTACCGCGCAAACGGTGTGCCCTACGCGGCCTTCGGCCTGCTGTGGCGGGTGCTGGGCCCCGGCCTTGTGGGCGAGCGGCAGGCCCGGCTCATCGACGAGAACTTTATCCAGCCGCTGGACCTCAACGACAACACCGGCGAGCAGAACAGCCTGTGCGATGCCATCGGCTTTTTTAACCCGGTGTGGGACTCCAAGGAGGATCAGGACGCCTGCTTTTTCAAGGCCGTGGCCGTGGCAAAGCAGATTCTGGAAAACCAGATCGCCAGCGCCAACGCCGTGAACCGCGCCGACGAAAAGGTGCAGCAGGCCTATCAGAACTCCCGGGACGGCATCGTGGTGCTGCCCTGCTACCTGCCGTGGAAGAACGGCCTGTACAAAACGGATGCGCTGTTCGTGGTCTACCCCAGCCAGCGCGGCGGCTGGAGCGCC is part of the Faecalibacterium sp. HTF-F genome and harbors:
- a CDS encoding MYG1 family protein produces the protein MKIPANGFTHAGKFHADDVFATALLQILRPDIKITRGFVVPDGFDGIVYDVGYGMFDHHQEPREYRANGVPYAAFGLLWRVLGPGLVGERQARLIDENFIQPLDLNDNTGEQNSLCDAIGFFNPVWDSKEDQDACFFKAVAVAKQILENQIASANAVNRADEKVQQAYQNSRDGIVVLPCYLPWKNGLYKTDALFVVYPSQRGGWSAQCVTDHKTKRPKLPFPQSWAGQPQEVIEQKSGIPGISFCHASRFLITAKDKETALAACRQVLKNNGRI